The segment atggtgtgtgtgtgtgtgtctatctcaatATTGCGGTATTGCATTTCTCTTAATTAGTGTCCTGGAGCAGTAAAAATCACTCTTGGGAATTGTTTGAAATCATAGGACCTCTCATGTCATGTAGCTTACTTGGAGATGAAGAGCAACATAGCCACTGTAACCACAACAGAACTGACTTCATTTCATGACTGAGTCTTTAAAACAACCACTTCCTTTCTTTACAATTTCATACCTGAAGTATTgaatacatttttggtttgtgtAAATGAAAAACTGTTTTAGTCAAATATTTAGGACCTACAGTATGTTTTGCATGCTACATTCTCTCTGTTTACGTAAGTGCCACGCAAGATCATCTCTGTGTCAACTACTATTTTGCCTATTCAAAGACTGTCAATTCATaaatatttctgtgtgtgtgtgtgtgtgtgtgtgtatatatatatatatataatttgacttTGTCTTTTACATGATTAGAGTATTCACTTTCGATTCCTGGAGTACAAAATAGTAGACTAATTGAGCTAAGATGCATTACTCATAACCAATCGTATGAAATCATTTGATTTATGttcttgaaaaaacaaaactaaaaatgaaaccaAATGCCACAAGGTAATGCTGATGGATTTGTTTAGTCAGCCCCCCCACCCCATAAAACTTgtgaatgttgtttttattaacttacaataaataaagaaactcttcagattttaaattaatttcaaattttgattatttatatatatgttttttttctttttttttttttttttttttgcaggctaGCTGCTCCTTTTGGACTGCTGCTGGAAGTCTAGAGAGATGGGTGTCAAAACATTTACCCATAGTTCTCCCACCCACAGCCAGGAGATGCTGGGCAAGCTGAACATGCTGCGGAACGAGGGgcatttctgtgacgtcaccatcCGTGTCCAAGACAAAGTCTTCATGGCACACAAGGTCGTCCTGGCGTCCTGCAGTGAATTCTTCCGCACCAAACTCGTGGGCAAACTACAAGAGGAGGATAAATGCGTCCTGGACTTGAATCATGTGACAGTGAGTGGCTTCACGCCACTACTGGAGTACGCCTACACGTCTACCCTCACTTTAAACACAGAGAACATCATTGATGTTCTGGCAGCTGCCAGCTACATGCAGATGTTTACTGTAGCCAGTACCTGTTCAGAGTTCATGAAATCAAGTATCCTTTGGAACAGTGCGAACaacacacagcaggagaagcCACAGGAGTCTGCCCCGGAGAACTCCACAAACTGCACCTTCACTCCCCAGGATGGCAGCGTGTCCCCAGTCTCCTCTGAGTGCAGCGTTATAGAGAGAACCATACCCGTATGCCGGGAGTCTCGCAGAAAACGCAAAAGCTACATCATGATGTCGCCCGAGAGCCCCCTTAAATGCAGTATGCAAAACACTTCCCCTCAGATTCAAAACGCTACAACCTCCTTCACAGAGACGCAGTCCCATCCTATGGACTCATCGTTGGCTTTTCCTTGGACTTTCCCCTTTGGGATTGATAGGAGGTTCCAGTCAGAGAAACCCAAGCAGGCTGAGAGCCCCAGGAGCTTGGAACAGCCTGGTCCATCAGATGTGACCAGAAGGCTGGATGAATATCTGAGCTGTGAGGGCACAAAAGCCATTTCCCCACTGGTGGCCGAGGAGGACGTCCATGTGAAGGTTGAGAGACTAAGTGATGAAGAAGTGCCCGAG is part of the Acipenser ruthenus chromosome 39, fAciRut3.2 maternal haplotype, whole genome shotgun sequence genome and harbors:
- the LOC117416318 gene encoding zinc finger and BTB domain-containing protein 44-like isoform X2, which produces MGVKTFTHSSPTHSQEMLGKLNMLRNEGHFCDVTIRVQDKVFMAHKVVLASCSEFFRTKLVGKLQEEDKCVLDLNHVTVSGFTPLLEYAYTSTLTLNTENIIDVLAAASYMQMFTVASTCSEFMKSSILWNSANNTQQEKPQESAPENSTNCTFTPQDGSVSPVSSECSVIERTIPVCRESRRKRKSYIMMSPESPLKCSMQNTSPQIQNATTSFTETQSHPMDSSLAFPWTFPFGIDRRFQSEKPKQAESPRSLEQPGPSDVTRRLDEYLSCEGTKAISPLVAEEDVHVKVERLSDEEVPEEVSQPVSASQSSLSDQQTVPGSEQVHEDLLISPQSSSIGSVDEGVSEGLPSLQSTSNAGGHGDDDERLESVQYPYHLYITPSTRPSTNGPDRPFQCPTCGVRFTRIQNLKQHMLIHSGIKPFQCDRCGKKFTRAYSLKMHRLKHEVIS